Proteins encoded in a region of the Corallococcus soli genome:
- a CDS encoding TOMM precursor leader peptide-binding protein: MNRVLRIKPHLRAEVLDARRVFLVGERAQFLLEGEPHARVVPLLDGERTVAQVIAQVEGQLSAPEVLYVLSLLEERGHVEEAADVFDAEVAGFWEALGIDAAFAAGRLLDTPVAVRAVAGEDAERLVDALGDTGLDVREDAERHVLLVDDYLSPEALGLARAARAAGAAFLPVKVAGTACHAGPVFAPGDGACWTCLTARLRANRPIEQYLARRGGRTRPSRTALPTTVQAGLSFAATLVARWVVEAGADAARHTRLWTLDFATWKLDSHAVTRRPQCPDCGDPGWMEARARQPLELVSRPKRFTDDGGHRVLTPEETWERHRHLVSPVTGVVSDLRPVPGDAPLGHIQSAIFRVCPWTDAPASDDFHRVASGKGRTEVQARAGALGEALERYSAVFQGDEPRVHATASSLGPQAVPPAVLQHFSATQLANRPDGAAHRDARLAVPRPYADEPMDWSPAWSLTHGARRYVPTSFAYLFAPTPEGGPFCHFNSNGNAAGNCVEEAILQGFLELVERDAVALWWYNRLRRPRVALASFDEPWFTSVEAHYRTLGLRLWVIDLTHDLGIPVFAALVGSSTHGRVWAGCGCHFDAKLAVQRALTEVAQCYDPKDTSASPWDLGAHADPTWLHPDEAAPARVRSDFPRVWHDDLREDVIECVARASRAGLEVLVVDQGRPDVGMSAVKVIVPGLRHFWPRLGPGRLYDVPVRMGWLSAPLNEAQLNPVPFYF; this comes from the coding sequence TGCTCTACGTGCTGTCGCTCCTGGAGGAGCGCGGGCACGTGGAGGAGGCGGCGGACGTGTTCGACGCGGAGGTCGCCGGCTTCTGGGAGGCGTTGGGCATCGACGCGGCGTTCGCGGCCGGGCGGCTGCTGGACACGCCCGTCGCAGTGCGCGCCGTCGCGGGCGAGGACGCCGAGCGGCTGGTGGACGCGCTCGGGGACACCGGCCTGGACGTGCGCGAGGACGCGGAGCGCCACGTCCTGCTGGTGGATGACTACCTGTCACCGGAGGCGCTCGGGCTCGCGCGCGCGGCCCGCGCTGCCGGTGCGGCGTTCCTGCCGGTGAAGGTCGCGGGCACCGCCTGTCACGCGGGCCCCGTCTTCGCCCCCGGGGACGGCGCGTGCTGGACGTGCCTCACGGCGCGGCTTCGGGCCAACCGCCCCATCGAGCAGTACCTCGCGCGGCGGGGAGGACGGACGCGGCCGTCGCGGACGGCCCTGCCCACGACGGTGCAGGCGGGCCTGTCCTTCGCGGCGACGCTCGTGGCGCGCTGGGTGGTGGAGGCGGGCGCGGACGCGGCGCGGCACACGCGGCTGTGGACGCTCGACTTCGCCACCTGGAAGCTGGACTCGCACGCGGTGACGCGGCGTCCGCAGTGCCCGGACTGCGGGGACCCGGGCTGGATGGAGGCGCGGGCCCGTCAGCCGCTGGAGCTCGTCTCGCGCCCCAAGCGCTTCACCGACGACGGCGGCCACCGCGTCCTCACGCCCGAGGAGACGTGGGAGCGCCACCGCCACCTCGTGAGCCCGGTGACGGGCGTGGTGAGCGACCTGCGCCCGGTGCCGGGGGACGCGCCGCTGGGCCACATCCAGTCCGCCATCTTCCGCGTGTGTCCGTGGACGGACGCGCCGGCCTCCGACGACTTCCACCGCGTGGCCAGCGGCAAGGGCCGCACCGAGGTCCAGGCCCGCGCGGGCGCCCTGGGCGAGGCGCTGGAGCGCTACAGCGCCGTGTTCCAGGGCGACGAGCCCCGCGTCCACGCCACCGCGTCCTCACTGGGCCCCCAGGCCGTGCCGCCCGCCGTGCTCCAGCACTTCAGCGCCACGCAGCTCGCGAACCGGCCTGACGGCGCCGCGCACCGCGACGCGCGCCTGGCGGTGCCCCGGCCCTACGCGGATGAGCCCATGGACTGGAGCCCCGCGTGGTCGCTCACGCACGGCGCGCGGCGCTACGTGCCCACGTCATTCGCGTACCTCTTCGCGCCCACGCCCGAGGGCGGGCCCTTCTGTCACTTCAACTCCAACGGGAACGCGGCCGGCAACTGCGTGGAGGAGGCCATCCTCCAGGGGTTCCTGGAGCTGGTGGAGCGCGATGCGGTGGCGCTCTGGTGGTACAACCGCCTGCGCCGTCCCCGGGTGGCGCTGGCCAGCTTCGACGAGCCGTGGTTCACGTCCGTGGAGGCTCACTACCGGACGCTGGGCCTGCGGCTGTGGGTGATCGATCTCACGCACGACCTGGGCATCCCGGTGTTCGCCGCGCTGGTGGGGTCGTCCACGCACGGGCGTGTCTGGGCCGGGTGCGGCTGCCACTTCGACGCGAAGCTCGCCGTGCAGCGCGCGCTCACGGAGGTGGCCCAGTGCTACGACCCGAAGGACACGTCCGCGTCCCCCTGGGACCTGGGCGCGCACGCGGACCCCACCTGGCTGCATCCCGACGAAGCGGCCCCGGCGCGCGTCCGCTCCGACTTCCCGCGCGTGTGGCATGACGACCTGCGCGAGGATGTCATCGAGTGCGTCGCGCGCGCCTCACGCGCGGGGCTGGAGGTGCTGGTGGTGGACCAGGGGCGCCCGGACGTGGGCATGTCCGCGGTGAAGGTCATCGTCCCGGGCCTGCGACACTTCTGGCCCCGCCTGGGCCCTGGCCGGTTGTATGACGTCCCGGTGCGGATGGGCTGGCTGTCCGCGCCGCTGAACGAAGCGCAGCTCAACCCCGTCCCCTTCTATTTCTGA